The Cottoperca gobio unplaced genomic scaffold, fCotGob3.1 fCotGob3_237arrow_ctg1, whole genome shotgun sequence genomic interval gtgaaaaatgtatttgagttcTGACTTTTGGAACTCAAATAAACTTTTCTCATGAGGCCCTAATCCTCTTCCAGTGAAGGATGGGCACGTGTGCTTTATTTCTTCAACGATGATCCAATTGTTGTCAATGAATTTTCAGTCAGTTGATtcacaaactaaatgttttaacaCTTAGAGAAACTTCACAGCGACGGTACCTGAAGAAAGGATGTTTCCACTTGATGCGCCGTTAGCGTCTTTGCTCGCCTTCGGCATCCCACGTTTGATGATCTCAATAGCGTCGCGCTCAGCtctgaaacacactcacattagaaacaatcaaacaaatacacactatCAGTGAGTCTGCAGCACGTGGACTCACTCCGACTGAGCTGCTGGTGTGTCGTCTCTGTTGTGAGGTTTGGCCTTCATGGCGTCGGCACATTGTGTGATCAGACACTGCCACCTGCATGAACAGAGGTGACACAGCAGGATGAGATACAGGAAACAGATGCACCCTGCGTTACAATACCCATACTGTCTAAGAAGTGTGGCAGAACAAGATTTAGTGTGTCCCAACGCGTAGCATGTCAAACGCAGAATGCCAAAAATACagagagggtcaaagttcaaggcgcCATGTTAGGGCGAAGTAGTTTGTCCcaaatgtactgtatgcttACAGCATGCAACAGTACATGCTTTGTGAGGGCAGCTGCACTAAgtgctaaaagaaaaaagaaagagaagtccacttattacttacttttatatatatatatatatatatatatatatatatatatatatatatatatatataaaaatataatataaatgaataaataaatccttCCGGAGAGTTTCTAAGACGCCGTTTTGGTCCAGCTCAGAACAGTTGCTCCTTTCatgaaataaatctaatttatttcccctcttttgtttttttatataagaaataaagatggtgggggggggggactcacGCTCTCTGATCGAACACCGTCTGAGCCATCAGCTCGTAGATCTGAGCCCCGTTCTCCGACATGGACAGCACGAAGAAGGATTTGTTTTCTGACGAGGACACGAGTGATGCATTACAACAACGATAACATGCATTACAGTTAAATAttctataaataaactttatttacacagaacttttcatacaagagatgcagctttacaatgtaaaacatttaaacaaggACAAACTGTAGAaaagaatataataattaattaaatacatcTGTTGTCCCGTGCagaacaaaatgcaaaacacataaATGTAGTTCTCACCAGTCGCCACGGGACGGACCAACACAGTGTTGAGCTTGATGATGGGGCTGAAGATGTGTTTGGCGTCGGCGGCGCTGGCCGGATTCTTGCCGTGGAACTTGAGGACGAGACGCTCGTCCTGTTTCTGCAGCAGCACCAGGATGTCCTCCAGCAGGATTGTGTACAGCTCTAAGAGGAACACACTGGATATTAAACTGGGTAACTCCTCCCCATAGACCGGCCCCTTGGACTTATTTCACCCGTCTGCAGCCAGAAATACTGTTTAACGATTCAATCATTGTGTGCAATAATTCACTTGTGCAATGATAGTTCAACTGCACAATACTCTGGTTTACTTTGGTATTAATGCTgcatttatactgtacattatcTATAATATTCCTTCTTTTTAACACACTTAATCTTAGACTTTATaatttacattgtaatataaatatttctccagatttattatttctatttttccaaatgtatttatgttatatattgttgtataatgcacatatttttacatgtacatttttatttattataatatataaagtatcaataaagtatttcatATGTGCAATAATTTGtccatttttactttatttacgtatctattatacttttatatttccTCTCGCTGTCCCTTTGCTGCAATAAAGCAATATCTGATCTTATTCTGATAAATTAATCTGTACATCCTCTTTattcacacacacgtgtgtatgtaccaattgttttgtctttgttgacCTTCCAGGAGAGCGGTCCCTCGTGCACCATCTTCCTCTTGGTCAGGTCCAGATTCTGCAGAAACAAACTTCATTTATAACCTCGACAGCTTCCACGTGACATTGTTCAGCGACTGTAACACGCATGTTCAGAGGATCCCTACCCTGAGCTCCAGGATCATTGGGTTCTCACTCTGTTTGAGGGACGAGAGGTCCAACCTCCTCTGATACTCCTCCAGCCTCTGGTGAGACGCAAAGCAGCTCGTTACACATAACAACTTCATATGTTCGCCCACGACCAGACGACACCAACTGTCACGATGTCAACAGGAATTATTGTTGACGAGAAATAAAAACGTACTCGCAGTAACTCACTTAGAGTGAAGTTAACACTGAACTAGTTAACTAGTTAACAAATGCACTGAaagttaatataaatatgatgAAACTATGCATTTAAGGTTATTCTAACGTGTGCACctgtttgttttcagcctctttgACAGCCTGGTTCACGTGGTTGAGGATCTTTTTGCAACATTCGCCGGCTTTCttcaccttttctctctcttcaccgTCTCCTGTGAGGAGATGAACAATCACAGCCAAGAGCTGCTTAATGTACAATCAAAACGAAGACGTTGAAAAGGTCCGGCGGTCCTGCTGACACCTGTGCAGTGTGTACCTGTGTACTTGGCGATATTGTCCAGTAGGAGTGGGTATTTGGTGACTCTCTGCATTTCTACAGGAATGATGTCTTTAAGCTGCAGCCGGCGACACAGACGGTTACTCTCAGCGTCCTGAAGATTTAATCAtgaaaactttaaatataaagcaccTTTAAAGACAGTTTACTAAATGCTTTGACAGACAAAGTGAATATCCAGAAGGAAATATAGCAAGAGAAGGCCGAACAAGAGAAgatgaatgaaaacaattaaaaaacatgttttaaaaataatctaCATAAAAACTGTGATAATGTATGATacaataaatagatataataatTAAGGCTTGTTATCTTaaatttagaataaaaaaataaaaacattctcattagacaatttatttgtatattaattgGTCTTTCTTGACAttcttttatttgaattattattattatttatttttttatctttgtcaatttctttatttttctctttttaaatacacttatttttactaattattttatataaatggaAATCCTCATTGACaatatactttataatatatattatataaaaaaataaataaagaattcaaACAACTATGAAAAGAGAAGATTTAATCAAATAAgtcaatataaatacatataaataaataaatataaataaatataaataaataaatataaataaatataaataaataaatataaataaatataaataaatataaataaatataaaaaattcaaaataaataaaattcaaaaaataaaaaacaataaaaaacaatcaaattcatataaataaataaaaatgaatattaataaatatgaatgtgttTCCTGTATTTGTTCTGTTGCTGCTGACCTGCATGAACAGAGTGAACCTCTGGTCTTTCTTCTGCCGGCTCTTGATGAGCTCCAGTGCAGACGGCTGGTTGCTGCAGAACGTTCCCACGGCTCGTTTgatcttctcctcttcctccccgcTGAActgccaaaacaaacacaacaattaaCAGCAActtaaaatcaaattaaaattaaCAACAGCAAGTTTCTTACTGCAGCTGAAGTTTTCACACAGAGCGGTTtaagtctctaagagtacaatgggagccagagccttcagctatcaagctcctctccagtggaaccagcttccagtttgtgttcgggaggcagacacaccctccacatttaagagcaggctaaagactttcctttttgataaagcttatagttagggctggctcaggcttgccttggatcagcccctagttatgctgctataggcttagactgccgggggacacctccctgctctccttctcttcctccctcctcccctccctctcttcttctccctctctatctgtatgcatttatgtaaatgtagggtgtaaggacagagggtgtaaggacagagggtctaaggacagagggtctaaagacagaggatgtcgtaacctgtacagtctctaaagcacactgagacaaatgtataatttgtgatagtgggttatataaatacatttgatttgattgataaaCTACCCCAATGATATTATTTTCAAGATATATCTTAAGCGATCATCCTGCCCTCATCTCTTTACCTCCTAAAAAAGATTTAAACTTCttgaattgatttttatttggattattCCACAAATTCACCCGACACAAaactttcctctcctctgtcggAGATTGTTTGTAAGTTACACAGAagtacattatttaaatacattatacatataaaacattataaacattacattatataaatacTCTCCGGAAACGGAGAATTGTCGATGCTGTTTGTCGTTAATGAAACTAAAAACGTCCTCCATGTTGTCTTCATACATTCAGGGTAACGTACATTTGCTCAGCTCTACATGCATCTGTTTGTAAACAGGAAGCTGTTAATGTTAATCCTCCTGCAGGAGCTGAAACTGCTCTTACCCACGCCAGCAGATCATCTGCGATCGGACCGATGGCCGACGTCTCGCTCCTCTTCCTGATCGCCGTCATTTGTTCCGTTACAGAAACTGTGAAGAAAGTTTAATGTCGGTTTATCACAATTTGGATAACTGCTCTTCGTGTTTTGCCTTTCATTTTCTAACGACGCGCTCGTCCCCGTGTGGCTCGCAGGGCGTGTGAGTGTTACCGTGCAGCTGAATGATCTCCTCCAGGTTAATGAAGATGTGTTTGATGTCCTCGGGGGGGAGGATCCCGTCTCTGTTCAGCCTCTGGTGGAAAACACAGTCCAACACCTTCAGCATCCGCAGGTGTGCACGCTCCGTGTAGAACAGCTCTGAGGGACGACAAGAAACAGAATAAGATTCCATCACCTTCACGTCGCTGCTGTGAAGCGTCAGAGACTCACCGTTGATGACTTCCTGCCGTTTGATCTCCTGCGGCGTTAAAGTGGCCAGGACGCCTCGGCTGACCAGACTCTGCCAGTTCAGCGGGTTTTCCTCACACTCCATCTCGCCTCCCTGGTCGTCTTCACTCTGGATGTCGGCTGAACTCTGCACCTCCATCCTACAGGCGAGGATATTATGTCTCATAATCTGTATTTATTGCACCAAACTGTCCAAAAAGTGgtttaaaaaagtcataatacgttttattataacttaaatgACAAAATCCTTAATGTAGAGAAGAAACGATTCATTCATCTGCAACTACTTGatatttaattaatcattttttaaGATAATATGCCAGTTCctgcttctttttttgacttatgtgataataaactgaatatctttatgtTTTGAACTGTTGACCGGACAATACAAGCAATTTGTATAAACTATCGGGCGTTTATCATTTTCGgatattttatagactaaaagGATCAAAAATAATCATCAATAATGAGAATGATCGTTAGTTTCAGCTTCACCTTTAATGTCCTCCTTTGTGAAAACTGAATATGTCtttagagaatatatatatatattattattataacatagaCACAGTTGAAAGTATTCTAGAGAACGTCCTCTCACTGTGAACACCTGCAGTtgtcctgctcttcctcctgtAGCTGCTCCAGGTTTGAGGGGCTGAAGTCGAACTGAGTGCTGGTCGGACTGGAGACGGCGTCCTGATGGTCTCCGGGCTGCAGAGCTTCGCCCGCTCTGGGCTGGACGCAGAGCGGAGACACGTCTGTGGAGTAAAGAGGAGAGCGGCACGACGCCATGAGTCCACGCACATGACTGTTCATTTCTCAAAAGAACTGTTTTTATTCTTGCGCCTTCAACATATATGGTGTTGCTATAGAGCAGCGACGCTGCTCCTCGTGCATCTGCACTAAAAGTATTTTAACTTCTATTTCAAGAACGTGTTCGTAAGTTGCTCTAATGCTTCCTGATATCCCAAAGTCAGGAAGTGTTTGTCTTCTCTATCAGGTCACTAACAAACAAAGTATCCCTATAATCCTCCCAAAGTTACTTGTTCTTTATCCTTTTCTGCACATTTTAatgatgtaacattttaaatccctGAGTGAGGCGAGGAAGAGAATGATCTGTATCGTACTGCAGTCGGAGTCTTGTCCGCTGGTATCTGAGGCCTGACCGGTGGGCGAGCTGAGCGTCGGGGAGGTGGTGGAAGGAGAAGATTGCGCGCCGGCGTCCGATCCCTCGCCGAGCTGATTCCCACGGGTCCGTCCAGAATTGGAGGCAGAAGAGTCGGACTGCTCGGGGATGACGGAGGCGGGCTGAGAGAGCGGCTTTGGCGAGCGCTGCTTGTTCATCTCCACGGCCTTACCGActgcacgcaaacacacacacgggtcgggaaagaaaacataaaaatgataTACACAAATCTTTTCCACCTTTAGTGAcgtttaaacatatttttaaagtattttatgtgCTTGTAGGACAAATAACCGTAACTAGAGGGTTAatattctgagattaaagtcttATATTTAGAAGAATAacacttttatatttacaagaaacttgaatattctccgAGATTATAAAATCATGAATTAGTGAGAAAAACGTGGAAATTCTCAGAGATGAAAATCACAGATTTACAAGGAAAGATCTCGCCCGTAGATGTAACCAGAGATCTTCAGggttgtttctcttcatttacgactttaatctttaattctGAGTGTTTTCTTGGAACGTTAAAAGGACGTCCCATGGACTCAATAGTCGTATCTCTAGcgcaggggggtcaaactcatgttagttcaggggccacatgcagcacaatgtgagctcaggtgggccggaccagtaacatcacagcatgataacctgtaaataacaacaactccacatgttcccttcgtttcgTGCAAGaaagttcattctgaaaatgttcaaactttatctttttacaaaaggACCCTCTGGCGGACCGGTTTTGGCCctcgggccgcatgtttgacacccctgctctagagtaTAAAACAATCCTTCTCACCTGACGTGGAGTCCACTCTGCTCAGACGCCGCGGCGGACCGAGGATGTTGTGAAAGCGAGGcttcttcaccttctcctctgcctccttctcAGGCTTCATGCTCTTCTGCTCGTTTAACAACAGAAGACAACGCTCATTAAAAGcctccacctgtgtgtgtgtgtggccatgaCGAGAATCAAACGTGTTTGCGAACCTTGATCTTGGGCAGGAAGTTGATGCGTGCTCGTTTATGCTCGAGGCCTCGCGGCTCCTTCACCTTCACCCCGAGGTGCTTCATGTAGGTGAGGATCACGTACTGCATGGTTTGGCTGCAACATGACGGAcaataaagcagaaatatttACAAATCTACTATCACCAAATGTTTCACCTACATGAGACGCTagcagacattttaattatCGATGACTGACGATTATCTTTGGACTATAAACCCGTCAGTCCAAGATGGAGTCTTCACATCGCTTCTTGTTTCTGCTCAACAGTTAATAAAAGCTGCAAATGCAGACAGAGGCTTCAAGAAATACTCAAATGATTCATCTATAATCTAAATAGCTGCAGAATAAttcatgcaaaaagaaatgtagtGACAGTTAAAATAAGCACTGGGAAGactcttatttatttaagtacatttaaggGCATTTATTGCATTATGCATATTACGCTTTATTTCTGCTTTCCTGATCTGCCGTTAAtttggtatttttattttttaaagacaaattaatttgatattttacaaacaaacgATTCATAAAATCTTACATCCCATTTTttgtttaagacattttaatattaataacgtTCAATACCATATAAGACTTTTAAAGGATCGTCTGGAACCCTGTTCTAaagtttaacaataaaatactgGGAAAGAAACTAAAAACTTCTTCTGTCCTGCAGAATGATATCAGATGATATCAAATCTTCTCaccacttctcctcctctgtgttctgTGTCGTCAGCCTGCAACAGGAAACTCcaggtgagcacacacacatattaataagGAAGATATGAGCTGCATATACtcgttctgtgtgtgtgtgtgtgtgtgtgtgtgtgtgctcacaggACGTCCTCTATCTTGGAGAGGATGTGTTCAGCACAGGAGCATTCCTTCTCCAGCGCCTGTTGGTCTTTTCCTCCCTCTGAGTCCAGCTTGCACAGCTCGTCTTCGGCCAGAGTCAGACCCATGCTGCGcttctgtctgcacacacataaataccTTCTTACAACCGGGTGGtagcagtacttttacttagtatactacttttacttagtaTACTACATTTACTTAGTATACTACATTTACTTAGTATACTACATTTACTTAgtatactacttttacttagtaTACTACATTTTACTGAGGATAagttttgcattaaaatgtttagaTCTATTTCAAACCTACAGAAATgtctcattttcattttaacgGTCCGTTTtgtcccctttgagcagcgtctgCTAGAAGCTTCATTTTtaagttttaagacacttttttaCCAAACACTTTATGGATTTTGGTCGTTTTCAACTATACAAGAATATGAATCCTTCCTCCACTATTCGAAGAGTTTTACAGTTTTGTGACTTTTACCTGAAGTCCTCCAGGTTCTTGTGCAGATCTGGTAGGAGTGTGTCCTGTAGCAGCTGCGTGTACTGTTTGCAGAGCTCCTCTGGGATCAACTCCAGCCTCCgcttctctgcacacacacacacacacacacacacacacacacacacacacacacacacacacacacacacacacacacacacacacacacacacacacacacacacacacacacacacacacacacacacacacacacacacacacacacacacacacacacacacacacacacacacagaaatgtttaaTCGCAATTCGAAATAAGGAAATGAGATAATAGTAATCCTctacatatatatgcatgtgcatgtctgtctttgtgaagcactttggtactttatgaatgaaataaacttaaaaacatTAAGTAGTTAAAGTCAGTTTCAGTCAATGAATGTATGCAACTCTGCTTGTTGATCCCACTTTTTGAAGTTTAGTgaaatatgatatttttatGGACTTTTAAATTCGTTAATTGAAGAAATCTGCAAaacattttagtgtctttcCATCATTTACCCAATTCAGCTGCAACTGCATCTGGCACTGGTACTTTGAGATTCTGAGAAAGACAACCGGGAAAAGATGGAGAGCGTCAGAAATCtaagaaaatataaattgaCTGGAAGAACAGAGAAGAACTTACTGCTGTTCGATCCATAAAGAGGGAGTGGAACTCCATGAAGAAGCGTCGGCTTTCTTTGGAGCTGGTTTGCTTGTGCATGTCAGCGTAGAGATAACAGAGCTACAGAGGGAAGAGGACAGAAAGAGCATCATCTCATCAGGAACCTTTTTCAGACCCGTGAAGGCGTTCCACAAGGATCGATCCTCGGCCCgcttttatttaatcttatcttttgtttttctttatttcttatgACAACATTGTCTATGTCGAGGTCTGTGCTGCAAACCACGACGTTTAATCTAAAGGAAATCAAACCGAATGCAAAAGGAAcataatacagaaataaatgcatagatgaaaaacatatatataaaaaatttaaaaatgaattaaagataaataaattatatgggaaattaaatataaaaaaggtaaataaataaagaagcaaattaaaacagaaatatcaaattatgtgacattatttaaataattaatgttttttttgggacatttaatggcatatttatatatcaagtaatttattttatgttatttttatttggacAGCTTCCGACAATTCATTGTCTACCtgttaaagaatatataatgtaatatataaataacatacagCGCAATATGTGATATTTGTCATATTGGTATAAACCCACAGAGTAATATAATACCTtagtctgcgtgtgtgtgtgtgtgtgtgtgtgtgtgtgtgtttctgtgtctgtgtctgtgtgtgtgtgtgtttctgtgtctgtgtctgtgtgtgtgtgtgtgtgtctgtgtgcatataTACCAAAGGCACAGGGTCAAACTGCGAGACAACATGATGGAGGAAGACTGCGAGGTGAGCCGGCCGACACTTCAGCGAGTCTACACTCTGGAAACAGCTGCAGAGTCCATTAATCTTTAAAGACATCAAAACCACAAACTGctgaaaacatggaaacatgaaaacatgaaaatatgaaatcatgaaaacatggaaacatgaaaacatgaaaacatggaaacatgaaaatataaaatcatggaaacatggaaacatggaaacatggagCTCTGCTTCTTGTTTCACATTCAAAGGTTCATATAGATGCAGAAAACGAGACAAAGTAGTTGCTTAGAAACCTTTCTTTAGGTACCTGCTCTTGCTGAGAGTCAAAGTAGTCGTCTTCTGCTCCGATGATCTGGAGGTGGGGGAGGTAGGGAGggtttcccacaatgcactgagCCCTGGAGTCCTGGGTGATGTATTAACATGATGATATACAGTTGTACATTAACAGGCAGGATATGTTCAGCCTTGTTTGTAGGCAGGACGAGTCAGATAACATCCttacaacgtgtgtgtgtgtgtgtgtgtgtgtgtgtgtgtgtgtgtgtgtgtgtgtgtgtgtgtgtgtgtgtattactgtgtcAGGGGTGTCGTCCGTGTCGCAGAAGTTGAGGCCGTCCCGCCGGCTGATGTCCGGGCTCTGACAGGGCGTCTCTCTTTTGCCCGGACCCTCAGTGGGGGGGCTGCTGTGCgtctaatacacacacacacacacacacacagaaacacatgcacattaatacactcacagaaacacacactcttacactaAATTGATTGTTTAGTCTGCTGCTGAATACTGGGAAATCCCCAGAGATTGGAACGCAGGACCATTTCATTCCTATTTTTAGAAGTTGTGATAAAAAAGGGAGGAAGTGATTACAAAGGAGTCTGAgtcagcagggggggggggggttcatgaGATCACGGGATCTCTTACAGTAAAGTATTATTAACAACGTTCCTCTTTCAACAGCAGCAACTGATCCATGGCTGATGTCTTCCACAAACCTCACACAGAACGGAAATGATTCATTGATTGTTCCCTGAGCCGaaggacacattttaaaattttaaatacccaaagatatgaaatatacaaatgatataaagcagaaaacagaaacCAGTGAAttctttgcatttttgtttgataaatggcctaaataattaattgattatcaactATGCAGTCAaagatataaataatgtatctaaatatgtttatttatctcCTCAAATGGATATTTATTTCTTGCttcttatattttgttattataatatattatattattctataaatctttttatatttactatttaatgtttttctttaccaGCAAAAGTGTTTCACACGATTGTTCTTGTATAAAAAACTGCATATTTGGAATTTATGCTCGATAAATTACTTAAACAAATAatttacaattaattaattgtaaattatttgtttacaaaccaacaaaaatatatataatacatatacatatatttatttatcttctttaaCAGATATTTCTTATTGCttcttatattttgttattatatttaatgattttattctatttatcttttaatatttactatttaatgcttttctttcaCACGATTGTTCTTGTATAAACATTTTCAATCTTAAATCAtgagaaaataaactatttgGCATTTATGCTcgataaattactttaaaataattaattaccaAATCTGCAGTcagttaatttttttgtttatcaatcaacaaaaaaatatataaaatgcatataaatataaacatatttattcatctttttttaatggatatttttaattgcttcatatattttgttattttattatatattattctatatatctttttatatttactatttagtaaaagtattttaaattattGTACGGGCTTGTATAAATTAAATCATGAGAAGAAAAACTGCATATACTAATAAATTacttaaataatgaattattaaatcTGCAGTTCATTCATCAACTCACATTATTCTACAAATCATTTACCAACAACTGCCTTCACATGACAAAGTATTCACAGAGTGCTTCTGGGTAATGTGGTTCCCCACACGCTGTGCTGTGATCTGTCATTATACCCACAGAGTTATTGTTGGTCGGGGGTCCGTCGGTGCGGCTGTCAGCCCGCGAGGACGGGGTGTGTTCCCTGAGAGGAGGCCCACCGTGCCCCCCCTCAGCCTCACCATTCCTGGATGCTGCGGCTCcatcctgaaacacacacgtacacattattaataaaggTTCCAGACTAAAGAGCctgctgccttttattaaagaaaatttATTGTGAATTTCTTACACAGCATTGTAACTTCTATTCTTGTAttatatacttattttaacttgtttttatttctaatttctttttaaatttctttgtaaatttctttttaaatttcttttaatttctttttaaatttcttttaatttctttttaaatttctttaaatttctttttaaatttctttaaatttttttgtaaatttctttgtaaatttctttaaatttctttttaaatttctttaaatttctttaaatttctttttaaaattttTAAAATTGCGttgctttttaatgattttaaagTTTTTGCATGTGGCGTAAAAAAATCGTAAAACAACTTATTTCACGATGGCATGTTTTctgttaattaaataaacaaatagtctacatgaaataaccacatggtaaagcctgttttttttatactatatatatatatatttatatttaaaaaaaactttaatgcaaaatgaacataacaGTTTCAACTGAAATtatagagaaaaaataaataaaaataagcctAGCCTGTCCGCAGtagaaacaatataaaaatatatacaaaatacatttttatattgtttttatataaaatatatgatgTTTCCAGGCGTAAAATTGCCGTTTA includes:
- the LOC115004999 gene encoding rho guanine nucleotide exchange factor 12-like isoform X1 — translated: MSGTQSTLTDRTPSILNKEPADKKPKNDKSSVSLKQEFDPTGLVQRCVIIQRDENGFGLTVSGDNPVFVQLVKEDGAAMRAGVQTGDRIIKVNGTLVTHSNHIEVVKLIKSGSYVALTVLGRPPGLPNLSLGEDEKEEGAEVSPPSAPSAPRSPALPGGEHIPSSMPEGGENKTTHSQKADLLQKMLTKEQQDLQAKEEEYSRNPRPKLLKEVQEVKKHVSLLQERLSKAALQDGAAASRNGEAEGGHGGPPLREHTPSSRADSRTDGPPTNNNSTHSSPPTEGPGKRETPCQSPDISRRDGLNFCDTDDTPDTDSRAQCIVGNPPYLPHLQIIGAEDDYFDSQQEQINGLCSCFQSVDSLKCRPAHLAVFLHHVVSQFDPVPLLCYLYADMHKQTSSKESRRFFMEFHSLFMDRTANLKVPVPDAVAAELEKRRLELIPEELCKQYTQLLQDTLLPDLHKNLEDFRQKRSMGLTLAEDELCKLDSEGGKDQQALEKECSCAEHILSKIEDVLLTTQNTEEEKCQTMQYVILTYMKHLGVKVKEPRGLEHKRARINFLPKIKKSMKPEKEAEEKVKKPRFHNILGPPRRLSRVDSTSVGKAVEMNKQRSPKPLSQPASVIPEQSDSSASNSGRTRGNQLGEGSDAGAQSSPSTTSPTLSSPTGQASDTSGQDSDCNVSPLCVQPRAGEALQPGDHQDAVSSPTSTQFDFSPSNLEQLQEEEQDNCRCSQMEVQSSADIQSEDDQGGEMECEENPLNWQSLVSRGVLATLTPQEIKRQEVINELFYTERAHLRMLKVLDCVFHQRLNRDGILPPEDIKHIFINLEEIIQLHVSVTEQMTAIRKRSETSAIGPIADDLLAWFSGEEEEKIKRAVGTFCSNQPSALELIKSRQKKDQRFTLFMQDAESNRLCRRLQLKDIIPVEMQRVTKYPLLLDNIAKYTGDGEEREKVKKAGECCKKILNHVNQAVKEAENKQRLEEYQRRLDLSSLKQSENPMILELRNLDLTKRKMVHEGPLSWKVNKDKTIELYTILLEDILVLLQKQDERLVLKFHGKNPASAADAKHIFSPIIKLNTVLVRPVATENKSFFVLSMSENGAQIYELMAQTVFDQRAWQCLITQCADAMKAKPHNRDDTPAAQSEAERDAIEIIKRGMPKASKDANGASSGNILSSDKDAASSPDIQAAPSMNPFDGMKSEDEEEELTVADGREEEEEDEEEVDEAELEAFLDGHLADGLPFLQDESHQGVAAENQEPNAFGVPSSKGEDALRTLAMLKQALFNHMVSREADEEKEESEQLSASLPGSPEGPADSRASLGSQRENLQLPSAHTELSETPERNGDGGFVVLDFGGGPEESSTDDDGGVGGDVGIDMRKLLSSSSQAAGGGGPDLSRQLMTHMRLLQADLQYLKEVEVKYNELRQTHSDAAADSDENIAVFH